The genomic stretch ACACCTCCCCTGAATTTCCGATGAAGCGCCTGCTGGCGTCCGGCTCGGGCGACATTTACCAGATCTGCCGTGTGTTTCGTAACGGAGAGGTGGGTGGTCGGCACAACCCTGAGTTCACTATGCTGGAGTGGTACCGGCTTGGTATGGATCAACAACAGTTGATGGATGATATGACTGCCATGCTGGCGGTCGCAGCCAACTTTTCCGAGTTGCGACGGGTCAGTTACCGGCGTCTGTTTGAAGAGCACTTTGGCATTAATCCGCACCAGGCGAGTGATGAGCAGCTGCGCCAACTGGTAGCCGATAAAGTCGATGCCCAGCTAACGGACCTGGGTCGCAACGATTGTCTGGACCTGTTATTTAGCCAACGCATTGAACCCCAGTTGGGGGTGGCCGGTGATGCTGTTCTGGCCGGTGTCTACGTCTATGATTATCCCGCCTCGATGGCCGCCCTGGCGCGGGTTGAAATGGAGTCTGGAGAGCCGGTGGCACGTCGCTTCGAGCTGTTTGTGGCCGGCGTAGAATTGGCTAACGGTTATCATGAACTCTGTGATGCCGAGGAGCAGCGCCGCCGTTTCCAGCAAGATTGCATCGATCGTGACACCCTGGGGCGACGAGAGTTTCCCCAGGATGAGGCGTTTCTGGCTGCTTTGGCGGCCGGTCTGCCGGATTGTGCCGGGGTGGCCATAGGACTCGACCGGGTATTGATGTTGATGGCGGGCACCCAGCGGATTGCTGATGTGCTCGCCTTCGACTTCGAGCGTGCCT from Aestuariirhabdus haliotis encodes the following:
- the epmA gene encoding EF-P lysine aminoacylase EpmA, translated to MTDTQWRPSGALPELQRRATLLRDIRRYFDQQQVMEVETPVLSRAAVTDLHIDSFSTRFLPTGGGRNQTRFLHTSPEFPMKRLLASGSGDIYQICRVFRNGEVGGRHNPEFTMLEWYRLGMDQQQLMDDMTAMLAVAANFSELRRVSYRRLFEEHFGINPHQASDEQLRQLVADKVDAQLTDLGRNDCLDLLFSQRIEPQLGVAGDAVLAGVYVYDYPASMAALARVEMESGEPVARRFELFVAGVELANGYHELCDAEEQRRRFQQDCIDRDTLGRREFPQDEAFLAALAAGLPDCAGVAIGLDRVLMLMAGTQRIADVLAFDFERA